One genomic segment of [Phormidium] sp. ETS-05 includes these proteins:
- a CDS encoding AAA-like domain-containing protein, which translates to MTMYQVGGSLDSQNPTYVVRKADADLYQELKNGNFCYVLNSRQMGKSSLRVQTMKKLQAEGFACGSIDLTVIGSESVTPDTWYGGIAFELLKSFSLFGKVNFTAWWREHNFLPPGQRFNQFIEGVLLAELEQNIVIFIDEIDGILKITFKDDLFTFIRACYNQRVDKPEYNRLTFCLLGVATPSDLIADKRRTPFNIGRAIELTGFTLKEATPALTPGLAAKTDHPERVLKQILDWTGGQPFLTQKLCQLILDKATSRKPNLAKLVKTHIIANWEGQDEPEHLRTIRDRILSNEQRTSRLLGLYQQILDASGIPPNPPLKRGGNHIPQPPFLKGGKTKVGKIAADGSREQTELRLSGLVVQQNGYLQVYNPIYEAIFDPQWVEQELAKLRPYNEAIKAWLESNRQDSSRLLRGQALEEALHWAADKNLNSDDYAFFSASQELERRELQSDLAAEREANQILEQAKQEAERLIWEAKEATKIERAGVRALREFESQGGQIQALLMAMEAGQALQKLVKDKSSLAEYPATSPLLALQVILDNIRERNQFTGHQSWVWSVCFSPDGHSIATASHDGTARLWDLSGKQIAQFSGHQGSVRSVCFSPDGQTIATASKDGTARLWDLSGNQIAEFSGHQGSLRSVCFSPDGKTLATASKDGKARLWDLSGKLIALFAGHQSSVRSVCFSPNGKAIATASSDRTARLWDLSGNQIVEFTGHQDWVLSVCFSPDGKTIATASSDRTARLWDLDGNQIAQFTGHQNLINSICFSPDGQTFATASGDRTARLWDLDGNQIAQFTGHQDWVWSICFSPDGKTIATTSYDRKVRLWDLWGNQIACFSGHQDWVSSVCFSPNCLSIVTASGDGTALLWDLSKKQIAQFSGHQNWVRSVCFSPDGRIITTASHDRTARLWDLSGNQIVEFSGHQDPVRSVCFSPDGQTIATASDDRTARLWDLSGNQIAQFNGHQDEVLSVSFSADGQTIATAARDGTARLWDLSGNQIAKFSRYQEWVWRVCFSPDGKTLAIASSDGTARLWDILGNQIAEFRGHQGQVWSVCFSPNGQTLATASSDGTARLWDLSGNQIAEFRGHQGEVWSVCFSPDGQTLATASADRTARLWDLSGKLLASRIPGYPTVPLWRARTLDELLAMGWAWLGDYLASHPEARERLRVRG; encoded by the coding sequence ATGACAATGTATCAAGTAGGCGGTAGTTTAGATTCCCAAAACCCCACTTATGTGGTCAGAAAAGCTGACGCTGACCTCTATCAGGAGTTAAAAAATGGCAATTTCTGCTATGTGCTGAATTCGCGCCAGATGGGTAAATCTAGCTTGCGGGTGCAGACGATGAAAAAACTGCAAGCGGAAGGGTTCGCCTGTGGGTCAATTGACCTCACGGTAATTGGTAGCGAATCTGTCACCCCAGATACCTGGTATGGGGGAATTGCTTTTGAGTTACTCAAGAGTTTTTCCCTCTTTGGTAAGGTGAATTTTACCGCTTGGTGGCGAGAACATAATTTTTTGCCTCCGGGACAGCGGTTTAACCAGTTTATCGAGGGTGTGTTGCTGGCAGAACTAGAGCAAAATATCGTCATTTTTATTGATGAAATTGATGGAATTCTCAAAATCACCTTTAAAGATGACTTGTTTACATTTATCCGTGCCTGTTATAATCAAAGAGTGGATAAACCGGAATACAATCGCCTGACTTTTTGCCTGCTGGGGGTGGCAACGCCGTCGGATTTGATTGCAGACAAAAGGCGGACGCCGTTTAATATCGGTCGCGCTATTGAGCTGACGGGTTTTACTTTAAAAGAAGCAACACCAGCCCTAACTCCAGGACTGGCGGCGAAAACCGACCACCCAGAAAGGGTGTTAAAACAGATATTGGATTGGACGGGAGGACAGCCGTTTTTGACTCAGAAGTTGTGCCAGTTGATTCTAGATAAGGCTACCAGCAGAAAACCGAATCTTGCTAAGTTGGTGAAAACTCATATTATCGCTAATTGGGAAGGTCAAGACGAACCGGAACATTTAAGAACAATTAGAGACCGCATCCTGAGTAACGAGCAGCGGACGAGCCGACTCCTGGGACTATATCAGCAAATTTTAGATGCTTCTGGGATCCCCCCCAACCCCCCCTTAAAAAGGGGGGGCAATCACATCCCCCAACCCCCTTTTTTAAAGGGGGGCAAAACCAAAGTAGGCAAAATCGCCGCTGATGGCAGTCGGGAACAAACGGAACTGCGCCTATCGGGATTGGTGGTGCAGCAAAACGGCTACTTACAGGTGTACAATCCCATCTATGAGGCGATTTTTGACCCGCAATGGGTGGAGCAGGAATTAGCCAAACTGCGCCCTTATAATGAAGCGATTAAGGCTTGGTTAGAGTCCAACCGCCAAGATAGTTCGCGGCTGTTGCGGGGGCAAGCCTTGGAAGAAGCCCTGCACTGGGCAGCAGATAAAAATCTGAATTCTGATGATTATGCTTTCTTTTCTGCCAGTCAAGAATTAGAAAGGCGAGAACTGCAGAGTGATTTAGCAGCGGAACGGGAAGCTAATCAAATCTTAGAACAGGCGAAGCAGGAAGCCGAAAGGCTGATATGGGAAGCGAAAGAAGCCACGAAAATTGAACGGGCGGGCGTCAGGGCGTTGCGAGAATTTGAATCCCAGGGCGGGCAAATTCAAGCCTTACTGATGGCAATGGAAGCAGGGCAAGCCTTGCAGAAACTGGTAAAAGACAAAAGCTCTCTGGCAGAATATCCCGCTACCAGTCCCCTGCTGGCTTTGCAGGTGATTCTGGACAATATCCGCGAGCGAAATCAATTCACCGGACATCAAAGCTGGGTATGGAGTGTCTGTTTCAGTCCTGACGGTCACAGCATCGCTACTGCATCCCATGACGGCACCGCCCGGTTGTGGGATTTGTCGGGAAAACAGATAGCTCAATTCAGCGGACATCAGGGTTCAGTAAGGAGTGTTTGTTTCAGCCCCGACGGTCAAACCATTGCCACTGCTTCCAAGGATGGCACCGCCCGGTTGTGGGATTTGTCGGGGAATCAGATTGCCGAATTCAGCGGACATCAGGGTTCGCTAAGGAGCGTATGTTTCAGCCCCGACGGCAAAACCCTGGCCACCGCTTCCAAGGATGGCAAGGCGCGGCTGTGGGACTTGTCGGGAAAGCTGATAGCCCTATTTGCTGGACATCAAAGCTCAGTAAGGAGCGTCTGTTTCAGTCCTAATGGCAAAGCCATTGCCACCGCCTCCAGTGACCGCACGGCGCGGCTGTGGGATTTGTCAGGAAATCAGATAGTGGAATTCACCGGGCATCAAGACTGGGTATTGAGCGTCTGTTTCAGTCCTGATGGCAAAACCATTGCCACCGCCTCCAGTGACCGCACGGCGCGGCTGTGGGATTTGGACGGAAACCAAATAGCCCAATTCACCGGACATCAAAACTTGATAAATAGCATCTGTTTTAGCCCTGACGGTCAAACCTTCGCCACCGCTTCGGGAGACCGCACGGCGCGGTTGTGGGATTTGGACGGAAACCAGATCGCCCAATTCACCGGACATCAGGATTGGGTATGGAGCATCTGTTTCAGTCCCGACGGTAAAACCATCGCCACTACTTCCTATGACCGCAAGGTGCGGCTGTGGGATTTGTGGGGAAATCAAATTGCCTGTTTCAGTGGACATCAGGACTGGGTATCAAGTGTCTGTTTCAGTCCCAACTGCCTAAGCATCGTCACCGCATCTGGTGACGGGACGGCACTATTGTGGGATTTGTCAAAAAAGCAGATAGCTCAATTCAGCGGACATCAGAACTGGGTAAGGAGTGTCTGTTTCAGTCCCGACGGCAGAATCATTACCACTGCCTCCCATGACCGTACAGCGCGGCTGTGGGATTTGTCAGGAAATCAGATAGTCGAATTCAGCGGGCATCAGGACCCGGTAAGAAGTGTTTGCTTCAGTCCTGATGGTCAAACCATTGCCACTGCTTCTGATGACCGCACGGCGAGGCTGTGGGACTTGTCGGGAAACCAGATTGCCCAATTCAACGGACATCAGGATGAGGTATTGAGTGTCAGCTTCAGTGCCGATGGTCAAACCATTGCTACCGCTGCCCGTGACGGTACTGCCCGGTTGTGGGATTTGTCGGGGAATCAAATTGCCAAATTCAGCAGATATCAAGAATGGGTATGGAGAGTCTGTTTCAGCCCCGACGGCAAAACCCTCGCCATCGCTTCCTCTGACGGCACGGCGCGGCTGTGGGACATATTGGGGAATCAAATAGCCGAATTCCGGGGACATCAGGGGCAGGTCTGGAGTGTCTGTTTCAGTCCTAACGGTCAAACCCTGGCTACAGCTTCCTCTGACGGCACGGCGCGGCTGTGGGATTTGTCAGGGAATCAAATAGCCGAATTCCGGGGACATCAGGGGGAGGTATGGAGTGTCTGTTTCAGTCCCGATGGTCAAACCCTGGCTACTGCTTCTGCTGACCGCACGGCGCGGCTGTGGGATTTGTCGGGAAAGCTGCTTGCCTCTCGTATCCCTGGTTATCCCACGGTGCCCCTGTGGCGGGCCCGCACCTTGGATGAACTGCTGGCAATGGGTTGGGCTTGGTTGGGTGATTACCTTGCCAGTCATCCAGAGGCGCGGGAGCGGTTGCGGGTGAGGGGGTAG